The following proteins are encoded in a genomic region of Mycobacterium kiyosense:
- a CDS encoding hypothetical protein (frameshifted, deletion at around 784008,783948): MLLYGPPGCGKTFVVRALASTGQLSVHAVKGSELMDKWVGSSEKAVRELFRRARDSAPSLVFLDEVDALAPRRGQSFDSGVTDRVVAALLTELDGIDPLRDVVVLGATNRPDLIDPALLRPGRLERLVFVEPPDTQARREILRTAGKSIPLSDDVDLDQVAAGLDGYSAADCVALLREAALTAMRRSIDASDVTAADLAAAREKVRPSLDPLQLESLRAFANDSRG; the protein is encoded by the coding sequence GTGTTGCTCTACGGCCCACCCGGCTGCGGCAAGACGTTCGTGGTCCGCGCGCTGGCCAGCACCGGGCAGTTGAGCGTGCATGCCGTCAAGGGCTCCGAGTTGATGGACAAGTGGGTGGGGTCCTCGGAGAAGGCCGTCCGCGAATTGTTCCGGCGGGCACGCGATTCCGCGCCGTCGCTGGTGTTCCTCGACGAGGTGGACGCGCTGGCGCCGCGGCGCGGCCAGAGCTTCGACTCGGGCGTTACCGACCGCGTGGTGGCCGCGCTGCTGACCGAACTGGACGGCATCGACCCGCTGCGCGACGTCGTCGTGTTGGGTGCCACCAACCGTCCGGACCTCATCGACCCGGCGCTGCTGCGCCCCGGCCGGCTGGAGCGGTTGGTGTTCGTCGAACCGCCCGACACGCAGGCCCGACGCGAAATCCTGCGCACCGCAGGCAAATCCATCCCCCTGAGCGATGACGTCGATCTGGATCAGGTGGCCGCGGGCCTGGACGGCTACAGCGCCGCGGACTGCGTGGCCCTGTTGCGCGAAGCGGCGCTGACCGCGATGCGCCGCTCCATCGATGCCTCCGACGTCACCGCGGCCGATCTGGCCGCGGCCCGCGAGAAGGTGCGCCCCTCACTGGATCCGCTGCAGCTGGAATCGTTGCGCGCGTTCGCCAACGACTCGCGTGGTTAA
- the thiC gene encoding phosphomethylpyrimidine synthase — translation MTDLISTTPEMAGAAVTTGPIAGSRKTYREVEGVPGARVPFRRVHLSTGDHFDLYDTSGPYTDDNAVIDLSAGLPPRPGVVRDRGTQLQRARAGEITAEMAYIAVREGMPAELVRDEVARGRAVIPANHNHPESEPMIIGKAFAVKVNANIGNSAVTSSIAEEVDKMVWATRWGADTIMDLSTGKNIHETREWIMRNSPVPVGTVPIYQALEKVKGDPTQLTWELYRDTVIEQCEQGVDYMTVHAGVLLRYVPLTAKRVTGIVSRGGSIMAAWCLAHHRESFLYTNFEELCDILARYDVTFSLGDGLRPGSIADANDAAQFAELRTLGELTKIAKSHGVQVMIEGPGHVPMHKIVENVRLEEEWCEEAPFYTLGPLATDIAPAYDHITSAIGAAIIAQAGTAMLCYVTPKEHLGLPDRKDVKDGVIAYKIAAHAGDLAKGHPHAQERDNALSTARFEFRWNDQFALSLDPDTAREYHDETLPAEPAKTAHFCSMCGPKFCSMRITQDVRDFAAKHGLETEEDVEAMLAAGMEEKSREFADHGNRVYLPLAQQ, via the coding sequence ATGACCGATCTGATTTCGACGACCCCGGAGATGGCCGGCGCCGCAGTGACAACCGGCCCCATAGCGGGCAGCAGAAAGACTTACCGGGAGGTCGAGGGGGTCCCCGGCGCACGGGTGCCGTTCCGTCGGGTACACCTGTCCACCGGGGATCATTTCGACCTCTACGACACCTCCGGGCCGTACACCGACGACAACGCGGTGATCGACCTGAGCGCGGGCCTGCCGCCGCGTCCGGGCGTGGTTCGCGACCGCGGCACTCAGCTGCAGCGTGCCCGTGCCGGGGAGATCACCGCCGAGATGGCCTACATCGCGGTCCGCGAGGGCATGCCCGCGGAATTGGTGCGCGACGAGGTGGCCCGGGGCCGCGCGGTCATCCCGGCCAATCACAACCATCCCGAGAGCGAGCCGATGATCATCGGCAAGGCGTTCGCGGTGAAGGTCAACGCCAACATCGGTAACTCGGCCGTCACGTCCTCGATCGCCGAGGAGGTCGACAAGATGGTGTGGGCCACCCGCTGGGGTGCGGACACCATCATGGACCTGTCCACCGGCAAGAACATCCACGAGACCCGCGAGTGGATCATGCGCAACTCGCCGGTGCCGGTTGGCACGGTGCCGATCTATCAGGCGCTGGAAAAGGTCAAGGGCGACCCGACCCAACTCACCTGGGAGCTGTACCGCGACACCGTAATCGAGCAGTGCGAGCAGGGTGTGGACTACATGACCGTGCACGCCGGGGTGCTGCTGCGGTATGTGCCGCTCACCGCCAAGCGGGTCACCGGCATCGTGTCCCGCGGCGGGTCGATCATGGCCGCCTGGTGCCTGGCGCACCACCGGGAGTCGTTCCTGTACACCAACTTCGAGGAACTCTGCGACATCCTGGCCCGCTACGACGTCACGTTCTCGCTGGGCGACGGCCTGCGGCCGGGTTCCATCGCCGACGCCAACGACGCCGCCCAGTTCGCCGAGTTGCGCACCCTGGGTGAGTTGACCAAGATCGCGAAATCCCATGGCGTGCAGGTGATGATCGAAGGCCCGGGACATGTCCCGATGCACAAGATCGTGGAGAACGTGCGCCTGGAAGAAGAGTGGTGCGAGGAAGCACCCTTCTACACGCTGGGGCCGCTGGCCACTGACATCGCGCCGGCCTACGACCACATCACCTCGGCGATCGGTGCGGCCATCATCGCCCAGGCCGGCACCGCGATGCTGTGCTACGTCACCCCCAAGGAACACCTCGGACTGCCGGACCGCAAGGACGTCAAGGACGGTGTGATCGCCTATAAGATCGCCGCGCATGCGGGTGATCTGGCCAAGGGGCACCCGCACGCCCAGGAGCGTGACAATGCTTTGAGCACCGCGCGTTTCGAGTTCCGGTGGAACGACCAGTTCGCACTGTCGCTGGACCCCGACACGGCGCGGGAATACCACGACGAAACGCTGCCGGCCGAGCCCGCCAAGACCGCGCACTTCTGCTCGATGTGCGGGCCGAAGTTCTGCTCGATGCGGATCACCCAGGACGTGCGCGACTTCGCCGCCAAGCACGGGCTGGAAACCGAGGAGGATGTCGAAGCCATGCTGGCCGCGGGCATGGAGGAGAAGTCACGCGAGTTCGCCGATCACGGCAACCGGGTGTATCTCCCGCTCGCTCAGCAGTGA
- the psd gene encoding phosphatidylserine decarboxylase proenzyme, whose translation MTRVAKRPGSTEGPAHLIELVRSTVPPLHPAGLPFVAAGLAVAAAGYRHRWVRRTGLLAAGACAGFFRHPARVSPSAAGAVVAPADGTICVIDTAVPPAELSMGTTPLPRVSIFLSIFDVHVQRAPVGGEVVAVQHRPGAFLSADLPEASEANERTSVRIRTATGAEVVAVQIAGLVARRIVCNAHVGDKLAIGQTYGLIRFGSRLDTYLPPGTQPLAEVGQRAVGGETVLAQLS comes from the coding sequence ATGACCCGCGTGGCAAAACGCCCTGGCTCCACCGAAGGACCGGCGCACCTGATCGAACTCGTGCGCTCCACCGTTCCCCCGCTGCACCCGGCCGGCCTGCCGTTCGTCGCGGCCGGTCTGGCGGTGGCGGCAGCGGGGTACCGGCACCGCTGGGTGCGCCGCACGGGGCTGCTGGCGGCGGGCGCGTGCGCGGGATTCTTCCGGCACCCAGCGCGGGTGTCACCCAGCGCGGCCGGCGCGGTCGTCGCACCCGCGGACGGCACGATCTGCGTGATCGACACCGCGGTCCCGCCCGCCGAGCTCAGCATGGGCACCACACCGCTGCCCCGGGTCAGCATCTTCCTGTCCATCTTCGACGTGCACGTACAACGCGCCCCGGTCGGTGGCGAGGTGGTCGCCGTCCAGCACCGGCCCGGCGCCTTCCTGTCCGCCGACCTGCCCGAGGCCAGCGAGGCCAACGAACGCACCAGCGTGCGGATCCGCACCGCCACCGGAGCCGAAGTGGTCGCCGTGCAGATCGCCGGTCTGGTGGCACGCCGCATCGTGTGCAACGCCCACGTCGGCGACAAACTCGCCATCGGCCAGACCTACGGACTGATCCGGTTCGGCTCCCGGCTGGACACCTACCTGCCGCCGGGAACGCAACCACTGGCCGAGGTCGGCCAGCGCGCCGTCGGCGGCGAGACCGTACTGGCCCAGCTGTCATGA
- a CDS encoding putative glutamate--cysteine ligase 2, translating into MSSGPGNGPASLPPSRAASRIDFARSARPTVGVEWEFALVDAQTRDLSNEATAVIAEIGENPRVHKELLRNTVEIVSGICVNAAEAMQDLRDTLAPARRIVRDRGMELFCAGTHPFAQWSSQKLTDAPRYAELIKRTQWWGRQMLIWGVHVHVGISSPNKVMPIMTSLLNQYPHLLALSASSPWWAGVDTGYASNRAMMFQQLPTAGLPFQFQKWSEFEGFVYDQKKTGIIDHVDEVRWDIRPSPHLGTIEVRICDGVSNLRELGALVALTHCLIVDLDRRLEADESLPTMPPWHVQENKWRAARYGLDAVIILDADSNERLVTEDLDDVLNRLEPVARALHCTDELAAVADIPRLGASYQRQRRVAEEHDGDLRAVVDALVAELEV; encoded by the coding sequence GTGTCATCGGGTCCGGGTAACGGCCCGGCCAGCCTGCCACCCAGCCGGGCCGCCAGTCGCATCGACTTCGCCCGCTCGGCGCGGCCCACCGTGGGCGTGGAATGGGAGTTCGCGCTGGTCGACGCGCAGACCCGCGACCTGAGCAACGAAGCGACCGCGGTGATCGCCGAAATCGGTGAAAACCCCCGCGTGCACAAGGAATTGCTGCGCAACACCGTCGAGATCGTCAGCGGGATCTGCGTGAACGCGGCTGAGGCGATGCAGGATCTGCGCGACACCCTGGCCCCGGCTCGACGCATCGTCCGCGACCGGGGCATGGAGCTGTTCTGCGCCGGCACCCATCCCTTCGCGCAGTGGTCCAGCCAGAAACTCACCGACGCGCCGCGCTACGCCGAGCTGATCAAACGCACTCAGTGGTGGGGCCGGCAGATGCTGATCTGGGGTGTGCACGTGCACGTCGGGATCTCCTCGCCCAACAAGGTGATGCCGATCATGACGTCGTTGCTCAACCAATATCCCCACCTGCTCGCGCTGTCGGCGTCGTCGCCCTGGTGGGCCGGCGTGGACACCGGATACGCGAGCAACCGGGCCATGATGTTTCAGCAACTACCCACCGCCGGATTGCCGTTCCAGTTCCAGAAATGGTCGGAATTCGAAGGATTCGTCTACGACCAGAAGAAAACCGGCATCATCGACCACGTCGACGAAGTCCGTTGGGACATCCGGCCTTCCCCGCACCTGGGCACCATCGAGGTGCGCATCTGCGACGGCGTGTCCAATCTGCGCGAGCTGGGCGCCCTGGTGGCGCTGACGCATTGCCTGATCGTCGACCTGGACCGCCGGCTGGAAGCCGACGAGTCGTTGCCGACCATGCCCCCGTGGCACGTCCAGGAGAACAAATGGCGGGCGGCCCGCTACGGCTTGGACGCGGTGATCATCCTGGACGCCGACAGCAACGAGCGGTTGGTCACCGAGGATCTCGACGACGTGCTCAACCGGCTCGAACCGGTCGCCCGCGCATTGCACTGCACCGACGAACTGGCCGCCGTCGCCGACATCCCGCGCCTGGGTGCTTCCTACCAACGGCAGCGCCGGGTGGCCGAAGAGCACGACGGCGACCTGCGCGCGGTGGTCGACGCGTTGGTCGCCGAACTGGAGGTTTGA
- the xthA gene encoding exodeoxyribonuclease III has translation MPHDTLRLATWNVNSIRSRLDRVLSWLERAEVDVLAMQETKCSDAQFPALPFYELGYEVAHVGFNQWNGVAIASKVGLHDVQVGFDGQPSWSSKPDVAAAAEARALAATCAGVRVWSLYVPNGRTLDDPHYAYKLNWLAALRDTAESWLREDPSAPIALVGDWNIAPTDDDVWSTEFFAGCTHVSEPERKAFEAIVEAQFTDVVRPFTPGPGVYTYWDYTQLRFPKKQGMRIDFILGSPALAEKVVHAEIVREERKGKAPSDHAPVLVDLRAP, from the coding sequence GTGCCCCACGACACGCTGCGACTGGCCACCTGGAACGTCAACTCGATCCGTTCCCGGCTGGACCGCGTCTTGAGCTGGCTGGAGCGCGCCGAGGTCGATGTGCTGGCCATGCAGGAGACCAAGTGCTCGGACGCGCAGTTCCCCGCGCTGCCGTTCTACGAACTCGGCTACGAGGTCGCCCACGTCGGCTTCAACCAGTGGAACGGGGTGGCGATCGCCTCCAAAGTCGGACTGCACGACGTGCAGGTCGGTTTCGACGGCCAGCCCAGCTGGAGCAGCAAACCCGACGTCGCCGCCGCGGCCGAGGCCCGCGCCCTGGCTGCCACCTGTGCGGGCGTGCGGGTGTGGAGCCTTTATGTGCCCAACGGCCGGACGCTGGACGACCCGCACTACGCCTATAAGTTGAATTGGCTTGCCGCGCTGCGGGATACGGCTGAATCCTGGCTGCGCGAAGACCCGTCGGCCCCGATCGCACTGGTCGGGGACTGGAACATCGCCCCGACCGACGACGACGTCTGGAGCACCGAGTTCTTCGCAGGTTGCACGCACGTCTCCGAACCGGAACGCAAGGCTTTCGAAGCGATTGTCGAAGCCCAATTCACCGACGTGGTGCGGCCTTTCACTCCTGGGCCGGGCGTCTACACCTACTGGGACTACACCCAGTTGCGGTTCCCGAAGAAGCAGGGCATGCGCATCGACTTCATCCTCGGCTCGCCGGCGCTGGCCGAGAAAGTGGTTCACGCGGAGATCGTCCGGGAGGAACGCAAAGGCAAGGCGCCCAGCGATCACGCACCGGTGCTGGTCGACCTGCGGGCCCCGTGA
- the pssA gene encoding CDP-diacylglycerol--serine O-phosphatidyltransferase, with product MINKPPRRRTVDLHLLPSAMTVLSICAGLTSIKFALDHKPIPAMALIAVAAILDALDGRVARILDAQSRMGAEIDSLADAVNFGVAPALVVYVTLLSKFPVGWPVVLLYAVCVVLRLARYNAQLDDGTMPPYAKEYFVGMPAPAGAVSMIGTIGLKLQFGEGWWTSVWALSLWIAGTSLLMVSALPMKKFHTLAVPPNWAAPLLAVLALAAAAAVVYPYILIWVIIISYVCHIPFAMRSKRWLAKHPEAWDDNNKERRAARRATRRAQPNRHSVARLGLRKPGGRP from the coding sequence ATGATCAACAAGCCGCCGCGCCGGCGAACCGTCGACCTGCATCTGCTGCCCAGCGCCATGACCGTGCTGTCCATCTGCGCGGGCCTGACCTCGATCAAATTCGCCCTCGACCACAAGCCGATACCGGCGATGGCGTTGATCGCGGTCGCCGCGATCCTGGACGCCCTGGACGGGCGGGTGGCCCGCATCCTGGACGCTCAGTCCCGCATGGGCGCCGAGATCGACTCGCTGGCCGACGCGGTGAACTTCGGAGTGGCGCCGGCGCTGGTGGTCTACGTGACGCTGCTGTCGAAGTTTCCGGTCGGCTGGCCGGTGGTGCTGCTGTACGCGGTGTGCGTGGTGCTGCGACTGGCGCGCTACAACGCGCAGTTGGACGACGGAACCATGCCCCCGTACGCGAAGGAATACTTCGTCGGCATGCCGGCACCGGCCGGGGCGGTGTCCATGATCGGCACCATCGGCCTCAAACTGCAGTTCGGCGAGGGCTGGTGGACATCGGTCTGGGCGCTGTCGCTGTGGATAGCGGGAACCTCGCTGCTGATGGTCAGCGCGCTGCCGATGAAGAAGTTCCACACCCTGGCGGTGCCGCCTAATTGGGCCGCCCCGTTGCTGGCTGTGCTGGCGCTGGCCGCGGCCGCCGCGGTCGTCTACCCCTACATCCTGATCTGGGTGATCATCATCTCCTACGTCTGCCACATCCCGTTTGCGATGCGCAGCAAGCGCTGGCTGGCCAAGCACCCCGAGGCGTGGGACGACAACAACAAGGAACGACGCGCCGCCCGGCGCGCGACCCGACGGGCACAGCCGAACCGGCACTCGGTGGCACGGCTCGGCCTGCGCAAGCCCGGCGGGCGGCCGTGA
- a CDS encoding anti-sigma factor antagonist, translating to MELLEVAHESGEAAVIVHVRGDVDTSTVDQLRQAGTAALRMAAGHPARLLILDLQAVNFFGSAGLNAVLDCHEAGATAGTTVRVVADHSRVLQPIQVTELDRVLDISPSLSDALRR from the coding sequence ATGGAACTGTTGGAAGTCGCTCACGAGTCTGGTGAGGCGGCGGTGATCGTGCATGTCAGAGGCGACGTCGACACCAGCACGGTGGATCAGCTCAGGCAGGCGGGCACTGCCGCGCTCCGGATGGCCGCCGGCCACCCAGCGCGGCTGCTGATCCTGGACTTACAGGCGGTCAACTTCTTCGGCAGCGCCGGCTTGAACGCCGTCCTGGACTGTCATGAGGCGGGTGCGACTGCCGGCACCACGGTGCGGGTGGTCGCCGACCATAGCCGGGTGCTGCAACCGATCCAGGTCACCGAACTGGACCGTGTCCTCGACATCAGCCCGAGTCTGTCCGACGCCCTGCGACGATGA
- the sodC gene encoding superoxide dismutase [Cu-Zn], whose translation MPKPAAPKVAAVTAALSAAASVALLSACSSPQQASTTPGTNPTVWTGSPGPSTSGHAEAAPSTQEAPPAGQTLTTVLKGPGGNEVATAKFEFANGYATVTVTANSGSGLAPGFHGMHIHKVGKCEPNSVAPNGGPTGDFLSAGGHFQAPGSSGHSSGDLTSLQVRKNGAAMLVTTTDGFTMDDLISGAKTAIIIHEGPDNFMNIPDRYQVNGVPGPDETTMTTGDAGKRVACGVIGSG comes from the coding sequence ATGCCTAAGCCCGCCGCTCCCAAAGTTGCAGCCGTCACCGCCGCCCTGTCCGCGGCCGCCAGCGTCGCGCTGTTGAGCGCGTGTTCGTCGCCTCAACAGGCGTCGACGACACCCGGTACCAACCCGACGGTCTGGACGGGGTCGCCCGGCCCGTCCACCTCCGGTCACGCCGAGGCGGCGCCCAGCACCCAGGAGGCGCCCCCGGCCGGGCAGACGCTGACCACCGTGCTGAAAGGCCCCGGCGGCAACGAGGTCGCGACGGCCAAATTCGAGTTCGCCAACGGCTACGCCACCGTGACGGTCACCGCCAACAGCGGCAGCGGGCTCGCCCCCGGCTTCCACGGCATGCACATCCACAAAGTCGGCAAGTGTGAGCCCAATTCGGTGGCCCCCAACGGCGGTCCGACGGGTGACTTCCTTTCCGCCGGTGGGCATTTCCAGGCTCCCGGGTCCAGCGGCCACTCCAGCGGGGACCTGACCTCGCTGCAGGTCCGCAAGAACGGCGCGGCGATGCTGGTCACCACCACGGACGGCTTCACCATGGACGACCTGATCTCGGGCGCCAAGACTGCGATCATCATCCACGAAGGCCCGGACAACTTCATGAACATCCCGGACCGCTACCAGGTCAACGGCGTGCCCGGCCCGGACGAGACCACGATGACAACCGGTGACGCCGGCAAGCGGGTGGCCTGCGGTGTCATCGGGTCCGGGTAA
- a CDS encoding hypothetical protein (frameshifted, deletion at around 783948), which yields MAQQLTLTARLNTSAVDSRRGVVRLHPSAIAALGIREWDAVSLTGSRTTAAVAGMATVDIPVLTVLLDDVTLSNAGLREGTEVLVSAVTVYGARTVTLSGSTLATRSLSPATLRQALLGKVMTVGDAVSLLPRDLGPGTSTSDATRALASSVGISWTSELLTVTGVDPDGPVSVQPNTLVGWGPGIPDSVRIIPPVDVSTPEMQVEELKGTQPQAAKLTEWLKLALDEPHLLKSLGAGTNLGVLVSGPAGVGKVTLVRAVCAGRRLVQLDGPATGALAADDRLKSVAAAVADVRGAGAQGGAVLLITDVDALLPEIAEPVAALILTELRKAVASDGVALIATTARPDQIDARLRSPELCDRELTLPLPDAATRKALLEALLRNVPTGDLDLDEIASRTPGFVVADLAALMREAALRAASRASADGRAPTLNQEDLLGALTVIRPLSRSGSEEISVGSVTLADVGDMAEAKQALTESVLWPLQHPDTFARLGVDPPRGCCSTAHPAAARRSWSARWPAPGS from the coding sequence TTGGCTCAGCAACTCACCCTCACCGCGCGACTGAACACCTCGGCGGTCGATTCGCGCCGCGGTGTGGTGCGCCTGCACCCCAGCGCCATCGCCGCCCTGGGCATCCGGGAATGGGATGCGGTGTCGCTCACCGGTTCTCGGACCACCGCCGCGGTGGCTGGCATGGCGACCGTGGACATCCCAGTGCTGACGGTGCTGCTCGACGACGTCACGCTGTCCAACGCCGGTCTGCGCGAGGGCACCGAGGTGCTGGTCAGCGCGGTCACCGTGTACGGCGCCCGAACGGTGACGCTGAGCGGCTCGACCCTGGCCACCCGATCGCTGTCGCCGGCCACGCTGCGCCAGGCGTTGCTGGGCAAGGTGATGACGGTCGGCGATGCGGTGTCGCTGCTGCCGCGTGACCTGGGGCCGGGCACTTCGACGTCGGACGCCACCCGCGCGCTGGCTTCCTCGGTCGGAATCAGCTGGACCTCCGAGTTGCTGACGGTGACCGGGGTCGACCCGGACGGGCCGGTCAGTGTGCAGCCGAACACGCTGGTCGGCTGGGGCCCGGGGATTCCGGACTCGGTACGCATCATCCCGCCCGTCGACGTCTCCACCCCGGAGATGCAGGTCGAGGAACTTAAGGGCACTCAACCGCAGGCCGCCAAGCTCACCGAATGGCTCAAACTCGCCCTCGACGAGCCGCACCTGCTCAAGAGCCTTGGCGCCGGCACCAACCTGGGTGTGCTGGTGTCGGGTCCGGCCGGGGTCGGCAAGGTGACGCTGGTGCGGGCGGTGTGCGCCGGTCGCAGGCTGGTGCAACTGGACGGTCCGGCCACCGGCGCGCTGGCGGCCGACGACCGCCTCAAGTCGGTGGCGGCGGCGGTGGCGGACGTGCGTGGTGCCGGTGCGCAGGGCGGCGCGGTGCTGCTGATCACCGATGTCGACGCGCTGTTGCCGGAGATCGCCGAGCCGGTGGCCGCGCTGATCCTCACCGAGCTGCGCAAGGCGGTGGCCAGTGACGGCGTGGCGCTGATCGCCACCACGGCGCGTCCCGATCAGATCGATGCGCGGCTGCGCTCCCCGGAGTTGTGCGACCGCGAGCTGACGCTGCCGCTGCCCGATGCGGCGACCCGCAAGGCGCTGCTGGAGGCGCTGCTGCGCAACGTGCCCACCGGCGACCTCGACCTCGACGAAATCGCTTCCCGGACACCGGGTTTCGTTGTCGCCGACCTGGCCGCGCTGATGCGCGAGGCGGCGCTGCGGGCCGCGTCGCGGGCCAGCGCCGACGGTCGGGCTCCCACCCTGAACCAGGAGGACCTTCTCGGCGCGCTTACCGTCATCCGGCCGCTGTCCCGCTCGGGCAGCGAAGAGATCAGCGTCGGCAGCGTCACACTCGCCGACGTCGGCGACATGGCTGAGGCCAAGCAGGCTCTCACCGAGTCGGTGCTGTGGCCGTTGCAGCACCCCGACACGTTCGCGCGGCTGGGTGTGGATCCGCCGCGCGGGTGTTGCTCTACGGCCCACCCGGCTGCGGCAAGACGTTCGTGGTCCGCGCGCTGGCCAGCACCGGGCAGTTGA
- a CDS encoding putative transcription antitermination regulator, whose amino-acid sequence MMPNVQRAENDAAAPGGREQSPDPVLAPGAGPYLNVGSFRFWFVGQHWEWSDEVARMHGYEPGDVQPTTELLLSHKHPDDRAHVQDLLDYALRSGEPFSSRHRFIDTAGNVHDAIVVADRMVDDSGAVLGTAGHYIDLTETLDETRQEVLDEALPDLFDNRAVIEQAKGVLMFVYRVSADQAFRVLQWRSQETNTKLRGLATQLLAEVARLESPSASVQGQFDHLLLTVHERIPAETETG is encoded by the coding sequence ATGATGCCAAACGTGCAGCGTGCCGAGAACGACGCCGCGGCGCCGGGGGGCCGCGAGCAGTCCCCCGATCCCGTGCTCGCCCCCGGGGCCGGCCCGTATCTGAACGTGGGCAGCTTCCGGTTCTGGTTCGTCGGGCAACATTGGGAGTGGTCCGACGAGGTGGCCCGGATGCACGGCTACGAACCCGGCGACGTGCAGCCCACCACCGAACTGCTGTTGTCCCACAAACATCCCGACGACCGCGCGCACGTGCAGGATCTGCTCGACTATGCGCTGCGGTCGGGCGAGCCGTTCTCCAGTCGGCACCGGTTCATCGACACCGCCGGCAACGTGCACGACGCGATCGTGGTGGCCGATCGCATGGTCGACGACTCCGGCGCGGTGTTGGGCACCGCCGGGCACTACATCGACCTCACCGAGACCCTGGACGAGACGCGTCAGGAGGTGCTCGACGAGGCCCTGCCCGACCTCTTCGACAACCGCGCGGTGATCGAGCAGGCCAAGGGCGTGCTGATGTTCGTTTACCGGGTCAGTGCTGATCAGGCGTTCCGCGTGCTGCAGTGGCGATCGCAGGAGACGAACACCAAACTGCGCGGGCTGGCTACCCAGCTGCTCGCCGAGGTCGCCCGGCTGGAGAGCCCGTCGGCGTCCGTGCAGGGTCAGTTCGACCACCTGCTCCTGACGGTGCACGAGCGCATTCCTGCGGAGACCGAAACCGGCTAG
- the def gene encoding peptide deformylase produces the protein MAVVPIRIVGDPVLHTATTPVPVGADGSLPAELPELIKTMFDTMDAAHGVGLAANQIGHSLRLFVYDCADDRGLTDHRRGVVINPVLETSEIPETMPAAGHEDDEGCLSVPGESFPTGRADWARVTGLDADGKPVSIEGTGLFARMLQHETGHLDGFLYVDCLIGRHARAAKRAIKAHGWGVPGLSWLPGEGPDPFGH, from the coding sequence ATGGCAGTCGTACCCATCCGCATCGTGGGAGATCCCGTCCTGCACACTGCGACGACGCCGGTGCCCGTCGGAGCCGACGGATCGCTGCCTGCCGAGTTGCCGGAATTGATCAAGACCATGTTCGACACGATGGACGCCGCCCACGGCGTCGGCCTGGCCGCCAACCAGATCGGCCACAGTCTGCGCCTGTTCGTCTACGACTGCGCCGACGACCGGGGACTCACCGACCATCGTCGCGGGGTGGTGATCAACCCGGTGCTGGAAACCTCCGAAATCCCCGAGACCATGCCGGCGGCGGGCCACGAAGATGACGAAGGCTGCCTCTCGGTGCCGGGTGAGTCGTTCCCGACCGGCCGCGCGGACTGGGCCCGGGTCACCGGGCTCGACGCCGACGGCAAACCGGTCAGCATCGAGGGCACCGGTCTGTTCGCGCGCATGCTGCAGCACGAGACGGGGCATCTCGACGGATTCCTGTATGTGGATTGCCTGATCGGCCGGCACGCCCGGGCCGCCAAGCGTGCGATCAAGGCGCACGGCTGGGGTGTCCCCGGGTTGTCGTGGCTGCCCGGCGAGGGGCCCGACCCGTTCGGTCACTGA